The following are encoded together in the Bradyrhizobium genosp. L genome:
- a CDS encoding class I SAM-dependent methyltransferase: protein MTLNPTALNYRGAVGAYEAGRPSYPAEIVAALPLQAAHCVVDLGAGTGKFTRLLLPHLSPTARLVAVEAVAEMSAALAKEPRIEVINTRADAIGLETGSVDLVTCAQAFHWFDNEASVAEIARILRPGGSFALVWNVRDDGTPWVLALSRMIEKYAGDTPRHQSGRWRWVLNDPRFALEREIVQDHPHRMARQGVYARVVSTSYVAALADAEKAVVRARTDEILREAGLGDADEVVFPYVTRLYLLKRV from the coding sequence ATGACACTGAACCCCACGGCATTGAACTACCGCGGCGCGGTCGGCGCCTACGAGGCTGGCCGGCCCAGCTATCCGGCGGAGATCGTCGCTGCCTTGCCACTCCAGGCCGCGCACTGCGTCGTCGATCTCGGCGCTGGAACCGGCAAGTTCACCCGTCTGCTGCTGCCGCATCTGTCCCCGACTGCACGGCTGGTCGCGGTCGAGGCGGTCGCCGAGATGTCGGCCGCGCTGGCCAAAGAACCGCGGATCGAGGTCATCAACACGCGCGCCGATGCGATCGGGCTGGAAACCGGCAGCGTCGATCTCGTCACTTGCGCCCAGGCCTTCCACTGGTTCGACAACGAGGCGTCGGTGGCCGAGATCGCGCGCATCCTGCGTCCCGGCGGATCGTTCGCGCTGGTCTGGAATGTCCGCGACGACGGCACGCCGTGGGTGCTTGCGCTGTCCCGCATGATCGAAAAATATGCCGGCGATACGCCGCGGCATCAATCGGGACGATGGCGGTGGGTTTTGAACGATCCGCGCTTCGCGCTCGAGCGGGAGATCGTGCAAGATCATCCGCACCGGATGGCGCGGCAAGGCGTCTACGCGCGCGTAGTGTCGACGAGCTATGTCGCCGCGCTTGCCGATGCCGAAAAGGCCGTGGTACGCGCGCGGACCGACGAGATCCTGCGCGAGGCCGGTCTCGGTGATGCCGACGAGGTGGTGTTTCCCTACGTCACGCGGCTCTATCTGTTGAAGCGGGTCTAA